The proteins below are encoded in one region of Abyssisolibacter fermentans:
- a CDS encoding Hsp20/alpha crystallin family protein gives MKSSNINKNIIKGGIDIFGLTPFNRNSMQKKYNNDIVDLNDMIDDFFSDSFFPIRNLRNDTFKIDIKDNEKEYLIEAELPGIKKEEIKLDYNEGRLTIAVLRQEQKNEEKENYIHRERKMTSMQRCMYLKDIKAGTIEAKLEEGVLKITAQKEEKVDNRYKIEIQ, from the coding sequence TTGAAGTCAAGTAATATAAATAAAAATATTATAAAAGGAGGAATTGATATATTTGGATTAACACCTTTTAACAGAAATTCTATGCAAAAAAAATATAATAATGATATTGTTGATCTTAATGACATGATTGATGATTTCTTTAGTGATAGTTTTTTTCCGATAAGAAATTTGCGTAATGATACATTTAAGATTGACATTAAAGACAATGAGAAAGAGTATTTAATTGAAGCTGAACTACCAGGTATAAAAAAAGAAGAAATTAAGCTAGACTATAATGAAGGAAGACTTACAATTGCTGTTCTAAGACAAGAACAGAAAAATGAAGAAAAAGAAAATTATATACACAGAGAAAGAAAAATGACTTCAATGCAAAGGTGTATGTATCTTAAAGATATTAAAGCAGGAACTATTGAAGCAAAACTTGAAGAAGGAGTATTAAAAATAACAGCACAAAAAGAGGAAAAAGTTGATAATAGGTATAAAATTGAAATTCAATAG
- a CDS encoding Hsp20 family protein → MFELTPFNNSFTNDLLTFNNMIDDFFNNRYLSSKNIRNDTFKIDVKESEKEYLVEAELPGIKKDEMKIYYEERRMMIVVKRVVQANEEKENYVHRERRITSMQRSIYLGDINVGAIEAKLEDGILKIKAPKKEKIDNRLQIEVK, encoded by the coding sequence TACTTACTTTTAACAACATGATTGATGATTTCTTCAATAATAGATATTTATCTTCAAAAAACATACGGAATGACACATTTAAAATTGATGTGAAGGAAAGTGAAAAAGAGTACTTAGTTGAAGCCGAACTACCAGGTATAAAAAAAGATGAAATGAAGATTTACTATGAAGAAAGAAGAATGATGATTGTTGTTAAGCGTGTAGTACAAGCAAATGAAGAAAAAGAAAACTATGTTCACAGAGAAAGAAGAATAACTTCAATGCAAAGAAGTATATATCTTGGAGATATAAATGTAGGTGCTATTGAGGCAAAACTTGAGGATGGTATATTAAAAATCAAAGCACCAAAAAAAGAAAAGATAGACAATAGACTTCAAATTGAAGTCAAGTAA